The Rhododendron vialii isolate Sample 1 chromosome 6a, ASM3025357v1 genome includes a window with the following:
- the LOC131328946 gene encoding glycine-rich protein-like, which produces MGSKTFVLLGLLLAAVLLITSEVTARDLVETSTPKETTDQTNNGVEDAKYYGGGPGGGCNGYGCGRCHGYGCGGPGGGSGGCHGYGCSGPGGGSGGGGYCRYGCCGHGYGGCRRCCSYEGEPVDKED; this is translated from the exons ATGGGTTCCAAAACATTTGTTCTCCTGGGCCTCTTGCTGGCTGCTGTTCTTCTCATTACCTCGGAGGTGACAGCCAGGGATTTGGTCGAGACTTCTACTCCCAAAGAAACGA CTGACCAGACAAATAATGGGGTAGAGGATGCCAAGTACTATGGTGGCGGACCTGGCGGTGGATGTAATGGCTACGGATGCGGCAGATGCCATGGCTACGGATGCGGTGGGCCGGGTGGCGGCAGTGGCGGATGCCATGGCTACGGATGCAGTGGGCCGGGTGGCGGCAGCGGCGGAGGGGGGTACTGTCGTTACGGATGCTGCGGACATGGTTATGGAGGGTGCAGGAGGTGCTGCTCTTATGAAGGCGAGCCCGTGGATAAAGAGGACTGA